In the Carassius gibelio isolate Cgi1373 ecotype wild population from Czech Republic chromosome A2, carGib1.2-hapl.c, whole genome shotgun sequence genome, one interval contains:
- the LOC128023412 gene encoding claudin-18-like — MSATALQTTGFVSGAIGTVGVLAATVMDVWCTEDQQENKATSIQHYKGLWKDCEVSQSGLTECQPLYSQLSFSRILQTIRALMIVAILVGVIAVFIGFFCLKCLNMRCMDLLTKAKLMLSAGILFIIAGIFDISGSSVYADQMVPSFMMSQYNQKQDEKGVIQCGNGMGGMNSFASSYTFGPALYVAWVGGALLILGGILKCIAFKTMETITLKQDRDVFTTTQSSTVEQMQSVTCMRGEQQQIE, encoded by the exons ATGAGTGCCACAGCGCTGCAGACCACAGGTTTTGTATCAGGTGCCATCGGTACAGTTGGAGTTCTTGCAGCTACAGTTATGGATGTCTGGTGCACTGAAGACCAGCAGGAGAACAAGGCAACTTCCATCCAGCATTATAAGGGCCTGTGGAAGGACTGTGAGGTGTCTCAGTCTGGACTCACTGAGTGCCAACCTCTCTACAGCCAACTGAGCTTCTCAA gaatcctTCAGACTATAAGAGCTCTGATGATAGTAGCAATTTTAGTTGGTGTGATTGCAGTGTTCATTGGATTCTTCTGTCTAAAGTGCCTCAATATGAGATGCATGGATCTACTGACCAAGGCAAAACTGATGCTAAGTGCAGGGATTTTGTTTATCATTGCCG GCATTTTTGATATTTCTGGATCATCAGTGTATGCCGATCAAATGGTGCCCAGTTTCATGATGAGCCAATACAATCAAAAGCAAGATGAGAAGGGAGTGATACAATGTGGGAATGGCATGGGAGGAATGAATTCATTTGCTTCCAG CTACACATTTGGTCCAGCTCTCTATGTAGCCTGGGTAGGTGGAGCTCTGTTAATTTTGGGAGGAATTTTGAAATGCATCGCCTTCAAAACTATGGAAAC GATAACACTGAAACAAGACAGGGATGTATTTACAACCACGCAGTCCAGCACAGTGGAGCAGATGCAGAGTGTCACTTGCATGAGAGGAGAACAACAACAAAttgaatga